The following coding sequences lie in one Musa acuminata AAA Group cultivar baxijiao chromosome BXJ3-1, Cavendish_Baxijiao_AAA, whole genome shotgun sequence genomic window:
- the LOC135629598 gene encoding uncharacterized protein LOC135629598 isoform X2 has product MEGLGGLGFSGTNAVMKKPRSATLRRPRPEAQLVSESCDISPLSSTPSLNNSRKFSPDDDGGSESSVRRKEFYLNNPPPKSSSINIASSKKTKKVDKVFGEVDGGYHGVSSSRGGHRSDMKRCSEGVLAPAKWKNTDRVKEDNEKHSISPDANVRKSDGSYNVDQSEGISNAIAENKPRKVKLKVGGVTRTILETGDDGSSAKPPRSLDSSRHRLKLIARLQDYSDGHSLPERGNGSQGDQGKQLSGSSFIHGMEEASTATVAEASLVGKQTDKLHMLPSSAPTRKSKRVPKRRMFDDDEEDEEIRYLEKLKSSKVSADDSAGNDGSSENIIQKKKLLKIPRNRNTAFEVDEDYTSSRSSKDNRRKLRPGRESDDTDYVEEEEPGSDGETEIKRRKQKETSGSPADVRTEPLTTRQRALQSGKAGNGESFVEFPNGLPPAPSRKQKEKLSEVEIQAKKAEAAQRRKMQVEKQARESEAEAIRKILGQDSDKKKEEKKQKELEEKARFAKSQALGPSTIRCVIGPGGTVVTFADDVGLPSIFNSRPCSYPPPREKCAAPSCSNAYKYRDSKTKLPLCSLQCYREVKGSAESTITC; this is encoded by the exons ATGGAGGGATTGGGGGGACTGGGATTCAGTGGTACAAACGCAGTGATGAAGAAGCCGAGGAGTGCCACCCTGAGACGACCTCGGCCCGAGGCACAGCTGGTTTCAGAATCTTGTGACATCTCACCCCTATCTTCTACTCCATCCTTGAATAATTCAAGGAAGTTCTCTCCTGATGATGATGGAGGTAGTGAATCCAGCGTCCGAAGGAAAGAATTTTATCTTAACAACCCTCCTCCAAAGAGTTCATCTATTAATATAGCTTCTTCGAAGAAAACCAAGAAAGTCGATAAGGTATTTGGAGAAGTTGATGGGGGATATCATGGAGTTAGCAGTTCGCGAGGCGGACATAGGTCTGACATGAAACGTTGCAGTGAAGGTGTTCTTGCCCCAGCTAAGTGGAAAAATACGGACAGGGTCAAAGAAGACAATGAGAAACACTCAATATCCCCAGATGCAAACGTTCGAAAGAGTGATGGGAGTTATAATGTGGATCAGTCAGAAGGGATCTCTAATGCTATTGCTGAAAACAAGCCTAGGAAGGTGAAACTCAAGGTTGGTGGAGTCACACGCACAATACTGGAGACAGGTGATGATGGATCTTCTGCAAAACCTCCACGTTCCTTGGATTCCTCTCGGCATCGTCTAAAGCTCATTGCCCGG TTGCAGGATTACTCTGATGGTCACTCCCTGCCCGAAAGGGGGAATGGCTCACAAGGAGATCAGGGGAAGCAATTGAGTGGATCGAGCTTTATTcatgggatggaggaggcttctaCGGCAACAGTTGCTGAAGCAAGCTTAGTTGGAAAGCAAACAGACAAACTGCATATGCTACCCTCTTCTGCGCCTACTCGTAAGAGTAAGAGGGTCCCAAAGAGGCGTAtgtttgatgatgatgaggaggatgAAGAGATTCGTTACCTTGAGAAACTTAAATCTTCTAAGGTTTCTGCAGATGATTCAGCAGGAAATGATGGTAGCAGCGAGAATATCATTCAGAAAAAGAAATTACTCAAGATTCCTAGAAATAGAAATACTGCTTTTGAGGTGGATGAGGACTATACATCTTCTCGATCAAGTAAAGATAATAGAAGGAAGTTGAGGCCAGGAAGGGAATCTGATGATACAGACTATGTCGAAGAGGAAGAACCTGGTTCCGATGGTGAGACAGAGATCAAGAGAAGGAAACAGAAGGAAACTAGTGGGTCACCAGCTGACGTTAGAACCGAACCTCTTACTACACGACAGCGGGCACTTCAATCAGGAAAAGCTGGCAATGGTGAAAGTTTTGTCGAGTTCCCAAATGGGTTGCCACCTGCACCTTCTAGAA AACAAAAGGAGAAGCTATCTGAAGTGGAGATACAAGCAAAAAAAGCAGAAGCTGCTCAAAGACGGAAAATGCAAGTAGAGAAGCAAGCCAGAGAATCTGAG GCTGAGGCTATAAGGAAAATATTAGGCCAAGATTCtgacaagaaaaaggaagaaaagaagcagAAAGAACTTGAAGAAAAG GCAAGGTTTGCTAAGTCACAAGCATTAGGTCCAAGCACCATTAGATGTGTCATTGGACCTGGTGGCACAGTCGTAACATTTGCTGATGATGTAGGCCTTCCAAGTATATTCAACTCCAGGCCTTGCAG TTACCCTCCTCCACGAGAGAAATGTGCTGCCCCGTCATGTTCAAATGCATACAAGTATCGGGATTCCAAGACTAAGCTTCCCTTGTGTAGTCTACAGTGCTATAGAGAAGTCAAAGGAAGTGCTGAGTCAACGATAACTTGTTAA
- the LOC135629598 gene encoding uncharacterized protein LOC135629598 isoform X1 — MEGLGGLGFSGTNAVMKKPRSATLRRPRPEAQLVSESCDISPLSSTPSLNNSRKFSPDDDGGSESSVRRKEFYLNNPPPKSSSINIASSKKTKKVDKVFGEVDGGYHGVSSSRGGHRSDMKRCSEGVLAPAKWKNTDRVKEDNEKHSISPDANVRKSDGSYNVDQSEGISNAIAENKPRKVKLKVGGVTRTILETGDDGSSAKPPRSLDSSRHRLKLIARDYSDGHSLPERGNGSQGDQGKQLSGSSFIHGMEEASTATVAEASLVGKQTDKLHMLPSSAPTRKSKRVPKRRMFDDDEEDEEIRYLEKLKSSKVSADDSAGNDGSSENIIQKKKLLKIPRNRNTAFEVDEDYTSSRSSKDNRRKLRPGRESDDTDYVEEEEPGSDGETEIKRRKQKETSGSPADVRTEPLTTRQRALQSGKAGNGESFVEFPNGLPPAPSRKQKEKLSEVEIQAKKAEAAQRRKMQVEKQARESEAEAIRKILGQDSDKKKEEKKQKELEEKARFAKSQALGPSTIRCVIGPGGTVVTFADDVGLPSIFNSRPCSYPPPREKCAAPSCSNAYKYRDSKTKLPLCSLQCYREVKGSAESTITC; from the exons ATGGAGGGATTGGGGGGACTGGGATTCAGTGGTACAAACGCAGTGATGAAGAAGCCGAGGAGTGCCACCCTGAGACGACCTCGGCCCGAGGCACAGCTGGTTTCAGAATCTTGTGACATCTCACCCCTATCTTCTACTCCATCCTTGAATAATTCAAGGAAGTTCTCTCCTGATGATGATGGAGGTAGTGAATCCAGCGTCCGAAGGAAAGAATTTTATCTTAACAACCCTCCTCCAAAGAGTTCATCTATTAATATAGCTTCTTCGAAGAAAACCAAGAAAGTCGATAAGGTATTTGGAGAAGTTGATGGGGGATATCATGGAGTTAGCAGTTCGCGAGGCGGACATAGGTCTGACATGAAACGTTGCAGTGAAGGTGTTCTTGCCCCAGCTAAGTGGAAAAATACGGACAGGGTCAAAGAAGACAATGAGAAACACTCAATATCCCCAGATGCAAACGTTCGAAAGAGTGATGGGAGTTATAATGTGGATCAGTCAGAAGGGATCTCTAATGCTATTGCTGAAAACAAGCCTAGGAAGGTGAAACTCAAGGTTGGTGGAGTCACACGCACAATACTGGAGACAGGTGATGATGGATCTTCTGCAAAACCTCCACGTTCCTTGGATTCCTCTCGGCATCGTCTAAAGCTCATTGCCCGG GATTACTCTGATGGTCACTCCCTGCCCGAAAGGGGGAATGGCTCACAAGGAGATCAGGGGAAGCAATTGAGTGGATCGAGCTTTATTcatgggatggaggaggcttctaCGGCAACAGTTGCTGAAGCAAGCTTAGTTGGAAAGCAAACAGACAAACTGCATATGCTACCCTCTTCTGCGCCTACTCGTAAGAGTAAGAGGGTCCCAAAGAGGCGTAtgtttgatgatgatgaggaggatgAAGAGATTCGTTACCTTGAGAAACTTAAATCTTCTAAGGTTTCTGCAGATGATTCAGCAGGAAATGATGGTAGCAGCGAGAATATCATTCAGAAAAAGAAATTACTCAAGATTCCTAGAAATAGAAATACTGCTTTTGAGGTGGATGAGGACTATACATCTTCTCGATCAAGTAAAGATAATAGAAGGAAGTTGAGGCCAGGAAGGGAATCTGATGATACAGACTATGTCGAAGAGGAAGAACCTGGTTCCGATGGTGAGACAGAGATCAAGAGAAGGAAACAGAAGGAAACTAGTGGGTCACCAGCTGACGTTAGAACCGAACCTCTTACTACACGACAGCGGGCACTTCAATCAGGAAAAGCTGGCAATGGTGAAAGTTTTGTCGAGTTCCCAAATGGGTTGCCACCTGCACCTTCTAGAA AACAAAAGGAGAAGCTATCTGAAGTGGAGATACAAGCAAAAAAAGCAGAAGCTGCTCAAAGACGGAAAATGCAAGTAGAGAAGCAAGCCAGAGAATCTGAG GCTGAGGCTATAAGGAAAATATTAGGCCAAGATTCtgacaagaaaaaggaagaaaagaagcagAAAGAACTTGAAGAAAAG GCAAGGTTTGCTAAGTCACAAGCATTAGGTCCAAGCACCATTAGATGTGTCATTGGACCTGGTGGCACAGTCGTAACATTTGCTGATGATGTAGGCCTTCCAAGTATATTCAACTCCAGGCCTTGCAG TTACCCTCCTCCACGAGAGAAATGTGCTGCCCCGTCATGTTCAAATGCATACAAGTATCGGGATTCCAAGACTAAGCTTCCCTTGTGTAGTCTACAGTGCTATAGAGAAGTCAAAGGAAGTGCTGAGTCAACGATAACTTGTTAA